One stretch of Diabrotica undecimpunctata isolate CICGRU chromosome 5, icDiaUnde3, whole genome shotgun sequence DNA includes these proteins:
- the LOC140442146 gene encoding uncharacterized protein: protein MVFKRFTFEPHTIWYIDETGCSTVTNPPKVIAVKGMKQVGQVTSAERGNLVIVVGFMNASGDTIPSAFVFPRAHYKDFMLKDSPKGALGFANPSGWITKEGFLFAITHCIKYTSPSKEKPCLILIDNHKTHMTLETVMLVRENIIIILTFPPHCSH from the coding sequence ATGGTCTTCAAGAGATTTACTTTTGAGCCACACACGATATGGTACATTGACGAAACTGGCTGCAGTACCGTAACAAATCCTCCTAAGGTAATAGCAGTGAAAGGAATGAAACAGGTTGGCCAAGTAACTTCGGCCGAAAGAGGTAATTTAGTAATTGTGGTAGGTTTTATGAATGCTTCTGGGGACACAATTCCTTCAGCATTTGTGTTCCCAAGAGCTCATTATAAAGATTTTATGCTAAAAGATAGTCCAAAAGGTGCTTTAGGTTTTGCTAATCCAAGCGGTTGGATTACAAAAGAAGGATTTCTATTTGCAATTACACATTGTATCAAATATACCAGTCCATCCAAAGAAAAACCATGTCTTATTCTTATAGACAATCATAAAACACATATGACTTTGGAGACAGTAATGTTAGTACGGGAAAATATTATCATTATTCTGACATTTCCACCACATTGCAGCCATTGA